In Nocardioides dokdonensis FR1436, the following are encoded in one genomic region:
- a CDS encoding SURF1 family protein translates to MPSALSPRLWGAHLLVLVLVAAAGGLGWWQYSAYQAQQEAEARDLTEATPVALTDLMGPDDPFPARSVGQPVTVSGAWVPDGTVYVSGREHDGTEGYWVVTPLAVGGAGEPALPVVRGWAPEPEAAAAAPEGAASVQGWLQPSEGTGAGDVDRTDDVVPQVRTADLIQHVDQDLYGAYAVLDPDAAPNSDLVAADALEPADLAELPEAAGSTGLRNLLYALEWVIFGGFAVFIWWRYVRDVTQGGPLGAPRGVGPGEPRVASGS, encoded by the coding sequence GTGCCGTCCGCCCTCTCCCCCCGACTCTGGGGTGCCCACCTCCTGGTCCTGGTGCTGGTGGCGGCGGCCGGAGGTCTGGGCTGGTGGCAGTACTCCGCCTACCAGGCCCAGCAGGAGGCCGAGGCGCGTGACCTGACCGAGGCCACGCCCGTCGCGCTCACCGACCTGATGGGTCCTGACGACCCGTTCCCCGCCCGGTCGGTCGGCCAGCCGGTGACGGTGTCGGGCGCCTGGGTCCCCGACGGGACGGTCTACGTCTCGGGGCGCGAGCACGACGGGACGGAGGGCTACTGGGTCGTCACACCACTGGCCGTGGGCGGGGCCGGTGAGCCGGCCCTGCCGGTCGTGCGCGGCTGGGCACCCGAGCCCGAGGCGGCCGCCGCGGCGCCCGAGGGCGCCGCCAGCGTCCAGGGCTGGCTGCAGCCCTCCGAGGGCACCGGTGCCGGGGACGTCGACCGCACCGACGACGTGGTCCCGCAGGTGCGCACCGCGGACCTCATCCAGCACGTCGACCAGGACCTGTACGGCGCCTACGCCGTCCTCGACCCCGACGCGGCGCCCAACTCCGACCTGGTCGCCGCCGACGCGCTCGAGCCCGCCGACCTGGCCGAGCTGCCCGAGGCCGCCGGCTCCACGGGCCTGCGCAACCTCCTCTACGCCCTCGAGTGGGTGATCTTCGGAGGTTTCGCCGTCTTCATCTGGTGGCGCTACGTGCGCGACGTCACCCAGGGTGGACCGCTCGGAGCACCGAGGGGCGTCGGGCCCGGGGAGCCCCGGGTAGCGTCGGGCTCGTGA
- a CDS encoding patatin-like phospholipase family protein, with the protein MTTAFVLGGGGALGAVEVGMLAALLERDVRPDLVLGTSVGALNGAFLAQSPDLEVIERLTALWRAVATNRNEVYGDRPLRSMRRAVATGTHVFSAKPLTTRLREELGDVVFADLAVPFQVCAASIERAAEHWFDTGPVVDAVVASAAVPGLLPPARVGEEHFLDGGIVNSVPVARAHQLGAERIFVLQVGRYDRPLRPPRRPWEVARVSFEISRRHRMTRELAELPEHVEAHVLPARGTSDRDDSVRAGLDFRDVERRIELTRVASGDYLDALG; encoded by the coding sequence GTGACCACCGCCTTCGTCCTCGGGGGCGGCGGCGCCCTCGGCGCTGTCGAGGTGGGCATGCTCGCCGCGCTGCTCGAGCGCGACGTCCGTCCCGACCTGGTGCTCGGCACCTCGGTGGGCGCCCTCAACGGCGCCTTCCTGGCCCAGAGCCCCGACCTCGAGGTGATCGAGCGCCTCACGGCGCTGTGGCGCGCCGTGGCGACCAACCGCAACGAGGTGTACGGCGACCGGCCGCTGCGCAGCATGCGCCGCGCGGTGGCGACCGGCACGCACGTGTTCTCGGCGAAGCCGCTCACGACCCGCTTGCGCGAGGAGCTGGGCGACGTGGTCTTCGCGGACCTCGCCGTGCCGTTCCAGGTGTGTGCGGCCAGCATCGAGCGGGCCGCGGAGCACTGGTTCGACACCGGCCCGGTCGTCGACGCCGTGGTCGCCAGCGCCGCGGTGCCGGGCCTGCTGCCGCCGGCCCGGGTGGGCGAGGAGCACTTCCTCGACGGCGGCATCGTGAACTCCGTGCCGGTCGCGCGCGCCCACCAGCTGGGGGCCGAGCGCATCTTCGTGCTCCAGGTCGGCCGGTACGACCGCCCGCTGCGCCCGCCGCGCCGCCCGTGGGAGGTCGCCCGCGTCTCCTTCGAGATCTCCCGGCGCCACCGGATGACGCGTGAGCTGGCCGAGCTGCCCGAGCACGTCGAGGCGCACGTCCTGCCGGCGCGCGGCACCTCGGACCGCGACGACTCGGTGCGCGCCGGCCTCGACTTCCGCGACGTCGAGCGACGCATCGAGCTGACCCGGGTGGCCAGCGGGGACTACCTCGACGCGCTGGGCTGA
- a CDS encoding rhomboid family intramembrane serine protease, with product MTQPPTPEPAPDVGVPVCYRHPGRETYIRCQRCDRPICPDCMRDASVGFQCPECVAEGARSTRQNRTAYGGLRPTDASRTSMVLIALNVAVWIAISVTGGAASRLVDLLALRTNGVCLTGEGGFDVARAVCEGNGTWLPGFVDGAFWQVLSSGFTHVQLMHLGFNMLALYLIGPQLEAVLGRARFLALYLISLLAGSVVVLWAASQYGATVGASGAIYGLFAALLVVARKVGGDMRQLLILVAINVVITFAVPNISWQGHLGGFVGGAVVTALLVHAPRGPRRGAFQVVGLVLLTLSLLAAAVLRIAALS from the coding sequence GTGACCCAGCCGCCGACTCCCGAGCCTGCGCCTGACGTCGGGGTGCCGGTCTGCTACCGGCACCCCGGCCGGGAGACCTACATCCGCTGTCAGCGCTGCGACCGGCCGATCTGCCCGGACTGCATGCGCGACGCCTCCGTGGGCTTCCAGTGCCCCGAGTGCGTCGCCGAGGGCGCGCGCAGCACCCGCCAGAACCGCACGGCGTACGGCGGGCTGCGTCCGACCGACGCCAGCCGCACCTCCATGGTGCTGATCGCGCTCAACGTCGCCGTCTGGATCGCGATCAGCGTGACCGGGGGCGCGGCGAGCCGCCTGGTCGACCTGCTCGCGCTGCGCACCAACGGCGTCTGCCTGACCGGCGAGGGCGGCTTCGACGTCGCCCGCGCCGTCTGCGAGGGCAACGGCACCTGGTTGCCGGGCTTCGTCGACGGCGCGTTCTGGCAGGTCCTCAGCTCCGGCTTCACCCACGTGCAGCTGATGCACCTGGGCTTCAACATGCTCGCCCTCTACCTGATCGGCCCGCAGCTCGAGGCCGTCCTCGGTCGGGCCCGGTTCCTCGCGCTCTACCTGATCTCCCTGCTGGCCGGCTCGGTGGTCGTGCTCTGGGCGGCCTCGCAGTACGGCGCGACCGTCGGGGCCTCCGGCGCCATCTACGGCCTCTTCGCCGCGCTCCTCGTCGTGGCGCGCAAGGTCGGCGGCGACATGCGCCAGCTGCTGATCCTGGTGGCGATCAACGTCGTCATCACCTTCGCGGTCCCGAACATCTCCTGGCAGGGCCACCTCGGCGGGTTCGTCGGCGGCGCGGTCGTGACGGCCCTCCTCGTGCACGCCCCCCGCGGCCCGCGACGCGGAGCCTTCCAGGTCGTGGGGCTGGTGCTCCTCACCCTCAGCCTGCTCGCAGCCGCCGTGCTGCGCATCGCCGCACTCTCCTGA
- a CDS encoding DUF3817 domain-containing protein, whose translation MNDELRAPLAAYRVMATVVGLLLVVLVLVGLPLHYGYLVSDAVWLAEGSGQGWQLGSDISAYLGVAHGWLYMIFLFCAFWLSRRAEWALGFTAVTLLSGTVPLLSFWAEHRATKRVRAQQRAAAVPVH comes from the coding sequence GTGAACGACGAGCTGCGCGCCCCGCTGGCGGCGTACCGGGTGATGGCCACCGTGGTCGGCCTCCTGCTGGTGGTCCTGGTCCTGGTCGGCTTGCCCCTGCACTACGGCTACCTCGTGTCCGACGCCGTCTGGCTCGCCGAGGGCAGCGGTCAGGGCTGGCAGCTGGGCTCCGACATCTCCGCCTACCTGGGCGTCGCCCACGGTTGGCTCTACATGATCTTCCTGTTCTGCGCCTTCTGGCTCTCGCGGCGCGCGGAGTGGGCGCTGGGCTTCACCGCGGTGACCCTGCTGTCCGGCACCGTGCCGCTGCTGAGCTTCTGGGCCGAGCACCGGGCCACGAAGCGGGTGCGCGCCCAGCAGCGCGCCGCCGCCGTACCCGTCCACTGA
- a CDS encoding 1-acyl-sn-glycerol-3-phosphate acyltransferase, which yields MLRRAVTVPLVVLLTGVVWLTLPLWLIGAAALSPFVPGHWRALRLTWLLVVALTAESLLLVVLLGTWLASGCGRRLRTAYWEGVHYDLVQGTMWLLFREARRVLHLSIVTEGPEPDAHPGVPLLVCCRHAGPGDSFTLVHALMDWYDREPRVVLKDSLGWDPVVGTVLRRIPARFISPGSGEDLEDQIAALATDLDGNDAFVIFPEGGNFTVERRARAIERLTGLGLHAMARRAEGMLHVLAPRPGGVIAALDAAPEADVMMVAHTGLDHLNGVRDLWRELPMDKQLVMRWWQVPRAEIPEGREERIEWLYDWWQHIDDWVEQHRPEDLSPGRWRR from the coding sequence ATGCTGCGCAGGGCGGTGACCGTGCCGCTCGTCGTGCTGCTGACGGGCGTGGTCTGGCTGACGCTGCCGCTGTGGTTGATCGGGGCGGCGGCGCTGTCCCCGTTCGTGCCCGGGCACTGGCGGGCGCTGCGGCTGACCTGGCTCCTGGTCGTCGCCCTGACCGCGGAGAGCCTGCTGCTCGTGGTGCTGCTGGGCACCTGGCTGGCCAGCGGGTGCGGGCGCCGGCTGCGCACGGCGTACTGGGAGGGGGTGCACTACGACCTGGTGCAGGGCACGATGTGGCTGCTCTTCCGCGAGGCGCGGCGGGTGCTGCACCTGAGCATCGTCACGGAGGGTCCCGAGCCCGACGCCCATCCCGGCGTGCCGCTGCTGGTGTGCTGCCGGCACGCGGGGCCCGGCGACTCCTTCACCCTCGTCCACGCGCTCATGGACTGGTACGACCGTGAGCCGCGCGTGGTGCTCAAGGACAGCCTGGGCTGGGATCCCGTGGTCGGCACGGTGCTGCGCCGCATCCCGGCCCGCTTCATCAGTCCCGGCTCGGGGGAGGACCTCGAGGACCAGATCGCGGCCCTGGCCACCGACCTCGACGGGAACGACGCGTTCGTGATCTTCCCCGAGGGTGGCAACTTCACCGTCGAGCGACGGGCGCGCGCCATCGAGCGGTTGACCGGACTGGGTCTGCACGCCATGGCGCGGCGTGCCGAGGGGATGCTGCACGTGCTGGCGCCCCGGCCCGGCGGGGTGATCGCCGCGCTCGACGCCGCCCCCGAGGCCGACGTGATGATGGTGGCGCACACCGGGCTCGACCACCTGAACGGCGTACGCGACCTGTGGCGGGAGCTGCCGATGGACAAGCAGCTGGTGATGCGGTGGTGGCAGGTGCCGCGGGCGGAGATCCCCGAGGGCCGCGAGGAGCGGATCGAGTGGCTCTACGACTGGTGGCAGCACATCGACGACTGGGTGGAACAGCACCGGCCGGAGGATCTCTCCCCCGGCCGGTGGCGTCGCTGA
- the glpX gene encoding class II fructose-bisphosphatase, whose protein sequence is MTPVEPHTGPYQLPDRNLGLDLMRATEAAAMAAGRWAGLGEKEAGDGAAVDAMRQVLAGVQMRGVVVIGEGEKDEAPMLHNGEHLGDGTGPEMDIAVDPVDGTTLLANGMPNAIAVIAAADRGSMFDPKDVYYMEKLVVGPSAAGRVDVTAPAEETLRVVADAKGGSVSDVTVAVLDRPRHAPLIARLRSAGARIKLFPDGDVAVAIAVARPESGIDVLMGVGGTPEGVITACAMKAMGGEIQARLYVDDDDQRRRALAAGHDLDRVLELDDLVTCDNTFFVATGITDGDLLAGVRYSGGGARTRSLVMRSRSGTVREVGSDHSLTKVLRHRGEHA, encoded by the coding sequence ATGACGCCGGTCGAACCGCACACCGGGCCCTACCAGCTGCCCGACCGCAACCTCGGACTCGACCTGATGCGGGCCACGGAGGCGGCTGCGATGGCAGCCGGTCGGTGGGCCGGGCTCGGCGAGAAGGAGGCGGGTGACGGCGCCGCCGTCGACGCCATGCGCCAGGTGCTCGCCGGCGTCCAGATGCGGGGGGTCGTGGTGATCGGTGAGGGCGAGAAGGACGAGGCGCCCATGCTGCACAACGGTGAGCACCTCGGGGACGGCACGGGCCCCGAGATGGACATCGCCGTGGACCCCGTCGACGGGACGACCTTGCTGGCGAACGGGATGCCGAACGCGATCGCGGTGATCGCGGCGGCCGATCGAGGCAGCATGTTCGACCCCAAGGACGTGTACTACATGGAGAAGCTCGTGGTCGGCCCGAGCGCGGCCGGACGGGTGGACGTGACCGCCCCGGCCGAGGAGACGCTGCGGGTGGTGGCCGATGCCAAGGGCGGCTCGGTGTCCGACGTGACCGTCGCCGTCCTGGACCGTCCCCGGCACGCCCCGCTGATCGCCCGCCTGCGCTCCGCCGGCGCCCGGATCAAGCTCTTCCCCGACGGCGACGTGGCCGTGGCGATCGCGGTGGCCCGCCCCGAGTCGGGGATCGACGTGCTGATGGGCGTCGGAGGCACGCCCGAGGGTGTCATCACCGCCTGCGCCATGAAGGCGATGGGCGGCGAGATCCAGGCCCGACTGTACGTCGACGACGACGACCAGCGACGTCGGGCTCTCGCGGCGGGACACGACCTCGACCGGGTCCTCGAGCTCGACGACCTGGTCACGTGCGACAACACCTTCTTCGTGGCCACGGGCATCACGGACGGCGACCTGCTGGCGGGGGTCCGCTACTCCGGTGGCGGGGCCCGGACCAGGTCGCTCGTGATGCGCTCGCGGAGCGGGACGGTCCGCGAGGTCGGCAGCGACCACTCGCTGACCAAGGTGCTGCGCCACAGGGGCGAGCACGCGTGA
- a CDS encoding peptidylprolyl isomerase produces MADPQAILKTNRGDIVLNLFPNHAPETVANFTGLATGEKKYDAGNGKTGPFYDGLGFHRVISGFMIQGGCPLGTGTGGPGYTFKDEPHPELVFDKPYLLAMANAGPSTNGSQFFITVGPTPHLNRKHTIFGEVADQASRDVVDAIAATQTGPGDRPVEPVVFESVEIVGA; encoded by the coding sequence ATGGCGGACCCGCAGGCCATTCTCAAGACCAACCGGGGCGACATCGTCCTGAACCTCTTCCCGAACCACGCACCCGAGACGGTGGCCAACTTCACCGGCCTCGCGACGGGTGAGAAGAAGTACGACGCCGGCAACGGCAAGACCGGCCCGTTCTACGACGGTCTCGGCTTCCACCGCGTCATCTCCGGCTTCATGATCCAGGGCGGTTGCCCGCTGGGCACCGGCACGGGCGGCCCGGGCTACACCTTCAAGGACGAGCCGCACCCCGAGCTCGTCTTCGACAAGCCCTACCTGCTCGCGATGGCCAACGCCGGCCCGAGCACCAACGGCTCGCAGTTCTTCATCACCGTCGGCCCCACGCCGCACCTGAACCGCAAGCACACCATCTTCGGTGAGGTGGCCGACCAGGCCTCGCGCGACGTCGTCGACGCCATCGCCGCCACGCAGACCGGGCCGGGCGACCGCCCCGTCGAGCCCGTCGTCTTCGAGTCCGTGGAGATCGTGGGCGCCTGA